A stretch of Gemmatimonas aurantiaca T-27 DNA encodes these proteins:
- a CDS encoding DUF6265 family protein, producing the protein MTYSRGRMLSALALLLCPMRPLAAQPPAALPSDPVRLQWLAGCWAQRAPGRLIEEQWMVPQGGVMIGMSRTVVRDTARSWEFLRIAKTGDRLAYIATPSGQAETTFPLVALSDTLVTFENPQHDFPQRISYRRIRSDSVVATISGTVNGRARASSFPMVRSRCVGA; encoded by the coding sequence ATGACCTATTCCCGTGGCAGAATGCTGTCGGCCCTCGCACTGCTGCTGTGCCCCATGCGGCCGCTGGCCGCGCAACCTCCCGCTGCACTGCCGTCGGATCCGGTGCGCCTGCAGTGGCTGGCCGGGTGCTGGGCCCAACGGGCACCAGGTCGTCTCATCGAAGAACAGTGGATGGTTCCCCAGGGCGGCGTGATGATCGGCATGAGCCGCACGGTGGTGCGCGATACGGCCCGTAGCTGGGAGTTTTTGCGCATCGCGAAGACGGGGGACCGTCTGGCGTACATCGCCACGCCCAGTGGTCAGGCGGAGACCACCTTCCCACTTGTGGCCCTGAGTGACACGCTGGTCACGTTCGAGAATCCGCAGCACGATTTTCCGCAACGCATCAGCTACCGGCGTATTCGCTCGGATTCCGTCGTCGCCACGATCTCCGGCACCGTCAATGGCCGAGCGCGGGCATCCAGCTTTCCGATGGTACGCAGTCGCTGTGTGGGGGCATGA
- a CDS encoding ankyrin repeat domain-containing protein, with protein MPRSPMYQPVDLRQSRPMQLHEGVWSTTTLVWDALVSAATGDLDHLQQLVSATPPLRSCQYDYTSPLQLAVRSGHGEIVDWLVEQGALDPDARTHPFLDPLVTYAEDRGELAIAERLRAALKEPGRAHAWGDTGAIQRGRSDEARALETLIDRGAHDEVRTLLNAHPALAKDPDAYWGEGLLSVPANNGDHDMLALLMSYGATVPLESKWGARYYFKHTATAAWLLERGMSPEHRNWRQFRLLHDVAFTGEVDKAALLLQWGAQIDAIDDDYASTPLGYAAHWGREDMVAFLLERGANPNAAGAPWATPLAWAQRKGHGAIVERLRGAEAG; from the coding sequence ATGCCCCGGTCTCCGATGTACCAGCCTGTGGATCTTCGTCAGTCGCGCCCCATGCAGTTGCATGAAGGGGTGTGGAGCACGACCACGCTCGTCTGGGATGCCCTGGTGTCCGCCGCCACCGGCGACCTCGACCATCTGCAGCAGTTGGTGAGCGCCACGCCACCGCTGCGGAGTTGCCAGTACGACTACACCTCACCGCTCCAACTCGCGGTGCGCAGCGGTCATGGGGAGATCGTGGACTGGCTCGTGGAGCAGGGGGCGCTGGACCCGGACGCGCGTACACATCCCTTTCTCGACCCACTGGTCACATACGCCGAAGACCGGGGAGAACTGGCGATTGCCGAACGTCTTCGTGCTGCGTTGAAGGAACCGGGACGGGCGCACGCGTGGGGAGACACCGGGGCGATTCAGCGCGGTCGCAGCGACGAAGCCCGTGCGCTGGAAACGCTGATCGATCGCGGCGCGCATGACGAGGTACGCACACTGCTCAATGCGCATCCGGCGCTGGCAAAGGACCCCGATGCGTACTGGGGAGAGGGGCTGCTGAGTGTCCCGGCCAACAACGGTGATCACGACATGTTGGCGTTGCTCATGTCGTATGGCGCGACCGTCCCCCTCGAATCGAAGTGGGGCGCCCGGTACTACTTCAAACACACGGCGACAGCGGCGTGGTTACTCGAACGCGGCATGTCTCCTGAACACAGGAACTGGCGACAGTTCCGCTTGTTGCACGACGTCGCGTTCACCGGTGAGGTGGACAAGGCCGCACTGCTGCTGCAGTGGGGCGCGCAGATCGACGCGATCGATGACGACTACGCGTCGACGCCGCTTGGTTATGCCGCACACTGGGGCCGCGAGGACATGGTGGCGTTCCTGCTGGAGCGCGGCGCCAACCCCAATGCGGCGGGAGCGCCGTGGGCCACCCCGCTCGCCTGGGCACAGCGCAAGGGACATGGAGCGATCGTGGAGCGCCTGCGTGGCGCTGAGGCCGGCTGA
- a CDS encoding TetR/AcrR family transcriptional regulator has product MRQSKGELTRQRIVETAAPVFNRRGYAGASMAHLMEAAGLEKGGLYRHFESKDALALAAFDHAVRLSGRRIRQCVLDGGPSAAGRLLGVAQGMATSGLDPSVPGGCPLLNTAIEVDDPSLDAENSLYPELRLRTRRAMNDLLRVVRRIVDEGVASGEFIQDVDADAEASLLVATMEGGLLLMRLYDDPAHLRWALQRIEDRGMQLTRRSSRRRVPTVPTKRTRSR; this is encoded by the coding sequence ATGAGGCAATCGAAAGGAGAACTCACCCGCCAACGCATCGTGGAAACGGCGGCGCCGGTGTTCAATCGCCGAGGCTATGCGGGGGCCAGCATGGCGCACCTCATGGAGGCCGCCGGTCTCGAGAAGGGGGGGCTGTATCGCCATTTCGAGAGCAAGGATGCGCTCGCCCTCGCGGCCTTCGACCACGCCGTCCGGCTCAGCGGCCGACGCATCCGACAGTGTGTTCTCGACGGGGGGCCCTCGGCGGCAGGCCGTTTGCTCGGTGTGGCGCAGGGCATGGCCACCTCAGGCCTCGATCCATCGGTGCCGGGCGGATGTCCCCTGCTCAACACGGCCATCGAGGTGGATGATCCGTCGCTCGACGCCGAGAACAGTCTGTATCCGGAACTGCGTCTCCGCACGCGCCGCGCCATGAATGATTTGCTGCGTGTGGTGCGCCGCATCGTGGACGAAGGCGTGGCCAGCGGTGAGTTCATCCAAGATGTGGACGCCGATGCCGAAGCGTCGCTGCTGGTGGCCACGATGGAGGGCGGCCTGCTGCTGATGCGTCTCTACGACGACCCCGCACACCTGCGGTGGGCGTTGCAGCGTATCGAAGATCGCGGGATGCAACTCACCCGGAGATCCAGCCGGCGACGCGTGCCCACGGTGCCTACCAAACGCACACGGTCGCGCTGA
- a CDS encoding acetyl-CoA C-acyltransferase: MSHLKPQDAVIVEALRTPRGRGKPLGSSRPGALAGIHPQELAAQILDATVSRTGIPARDVDDVILGCVTQAGEQGANIARHAVLTAGWPVSVPATTLTRACGSGLEAIHMAVNGVLAGAHQVVLAGGVESMSRVPMGSDTARLVDPSAPGADAADRSGVGDGGNPQLRRRIRQVPQGISADLIATLEGFSREEIDAFALRSQQQAAIAIREGRFARSLVPVRDPASGQVVLDHEEYPRETTAEALASLGAAFATLGAKSVSATADLSLDQLALTQVRDRLLAGLSDEGARMQAAVQTVQAITHVHTAGNSSGIADGGAAVLVASHDYARAHGLRARARIRAMATVGSDPVLMLTAPTPASQLALSRAGLSVSDVDLWEINEAFATVPLRTIRDLGIHPDRVNVNGGAIALGHPLGASGAMLLGTVLDELERRGQAIGVVTLCIAGGLGIAAVVERV, translated from the coding sequence ATGTCTCATCTGAAGCCCCAGGATGCTGTCATCGTCGAAGCGTTACGCACGCCGCGGGGACGTGGCAAGCCACTCGGCAGCTCACGCCCGGGCGCACTGGCCGGGATCCACCCGCAGGAGCTTGCCGCACAGATTCTCGACGCCACGGTGTCGCGCACGGGTATTCCCGCCCGCGATGTCGACGATGTCATTCTCGGCTGTGTGACCCAGGCAGGCGAACAGGGCGCCAATATCGCACGGCACGCCGTGCTGACCGCCGGCTGGCCCGTCTCGGTCCCGGCCACCACACTCACCCGCGCCTGCGGATCCGGACTCGAAGCCATTCACATGGCGGTGAACGGCGTACTGGCGGGAGCGCATCAGGTGGTGCTGGCCGGCGGCGTGGAGAGTATGTCCCGGGTGCCCATGGGCAGCGACACCGCGCGCCTGGTCGACCCGTCCGCACCGGGTGCCGACGCCGCGGATCGCAGCGGCGTGGGTGATGGTGGCAATCCGCAACTCCGCCGTCGTATCCGGCAGGTCCCGCAGGGCATCAGTGCCGATCTCATCGCCACGCTGGAAGGCTTCAGCCGCGAGGAGATCGATGCATTCGCCCTGCGTTCCCAGCAGCAGGCCGCGATAGCCATCCGCGAAGGCCGATTCGCGCGCAGTCTGGTGCCCGTGCGTGATCCGGCGTCTGGGCAGGTCGTGCTCGACCACGAGGAGTATCCGCGGGAGACCACCGCCGAAGCCTTGGCATCGCTGGGAGCCGCATTTGCGACACTTGGCGCCAAGTCGGTATCGGCTACGGCCGATCTTTCACTCGATCAGCTCGCGCTCACTCAGGTGCGCGACCGACTGCTGGCCGGCCTGAGCGATGAAGGGGCGCGTATGCAGGCGGCCGTACAGACGGTGCAGGCGATCACACATGTACACACGGCCGGCAACTCGAGTGGCATTGCCGATGGCGGAGCGGCGGTCCTGGTAGCGTCGCACGACTACGCCCGCGCCCATGGCCTGCGGGCACGGGCACGTATCCGTGCGATGGCCACCGTGGGCAGTGATCCCGTGCTGATGCTGACCGCTCCCACGCCGGCGTCACAGCTCGCGTTGTCACGGGCGGGGCTGTCGGTCAGCGACGTGGACCTCTGGGAAATCAACGAAGCCTTTGCCACGGTTCCCCTGCGCACGATTCGTGATCTCGGTATCCATCCCGATCGCGTGAACGTCAATGGCGGCGCGATTGCTCTGGGTCATCCGTTGGGCGCATCGGGCGCCATGTTGCTGGGTACGGTGTTGGACGAACTCGAGCGGCGCGGTCAAGCCATCGGTGTGGTGACACTGTGCATCGCCGGTGGCCTGGGCATTGCGGCTGTGGTGGAACGGGTCTGA
- a CDS encoding PEP-CTERM sorting domain-containing protein → MAHSTFLPTLTMFTTSMPKFFTRSVALVATTAALVGSAMVPGVAAAQSTSITIGSAAEAMPMGPFGALPGGATVAMGQTFVRPTGPVCALTCYMQDFSFWLSPSVDEPSNGLVLRAYVAEWDGTKVTNVLYSSEERIGPTVASQQFTFGTSNVSINAGTQYIAFLSVVGISGLPGTAVADFDVVSGDPSPYADGALVFTNSATTFGDLTSTDWDYTGDPALQARFNANFTSSVVPEPSSVLLFATGAAALLLMVRRKQA, encoded by the coding sequence ATGGCACACTCCACGTTTCTTCCGACCCTGACGATGTTCACGACCTCCATGCCGAAGTTCTTCACTCGCTCCGTGGCACTCGTGGCCACGACTGCCGCCCTCGTTGGTTCGGCCATGGTGCCGGGCGTCGCGGCAGCGCAGAGCACGTCCATCACTATTGGCAGCGCCGCGGAAGCGATGCCGATGGGTCCTTTCGGGGCGTTGCCTGGCGGCGCCACCGTGGCGATGGGCCAGACGTTTGTCCGTCCCACTGGTCCTGTCTGCGCGCTCACCTGCTACATGCAGGACTTCTCCTTCTGGCTCTCGCCGTCGGTGGATGAGCCGTCGAACGGACTGGTGCTGCGGGCCTATGTGGCAGAGTGGGACGGCACCAAGGTGACCAACGTGCTGTACTCCAGCGAAGAGCGCATCGGACCGACGGTGGCCTCGCAGCAGTTCACGTTTGGTACGTCGAATGTCTCGATCAATGCTGGCACGCAGTACATCGCGTTCCTCAGCGTCGTCGGGATCAGTGGTCTTCCGGGTACGGCTGTGGCGGATTTTGATGTGGTGTCTGGCGATCCGAGTCCGTATGCCGACGGCGCACTGGTGTTCACGAACAGTGCCACGACCTTCGGGGATCTGACGTCGACCGATTGGGACTATACGGGCGACCCGGCGCTGCAGGCGCGCTTCAACGCGAACTTCACCAGCAGTGTCGTGCCGGAACCGTCGTCGGTGCTGTTGTTTGCCACCGGCGCCGCCGCGCTCCTGCTGATGGTGCGTCGCAAGCAGGCCTGA
- a CDS encoding ExeM/NucH family extracellular endonuclease, producing the protein MNLPTLFTRSRRVLPATVIAALLAACADRPMPTSAVPELPAPRLDLSAPATDLFISEYIEGSSNNKALEIYNGTGAAINLSSGQYKVLMYSNGAATANLTINLTGTVPAGGVFVLAHGSANAQILAKANLTNSAGWYNGNDAVALVKGSAALDVIGQIGNNPGTEWGSGLTSTADNTLRRKSSICTGDTNGSDAFNPATEWDGFATDNIDGLGAHTATCGTVTLAPTVTSTTPAAGAGNVAVTSDIAVAFNTPVTVSGTWYTISCTNSGTHAATVTGGTTNSAFTLNPTTDFTAGESCTVTIVAAQVVDAANPSVPMTANHVLNFSTLGGSTCSSGFTPTYAIQGSGATAAITGTVTTQGVVVGDFEGAQPALRGFYIQDQTGDGNAATSDGLFVFNNTSNSVSLGDVVRVTGTAGEFQEQTQISNVTAITVCSSGATITPTDVTLPVASSTYLERFEGMLVRLPQSLYVTEHYQLGRFGQVVMSVNARQMQPTNVVAPGAAAAALQAQNNLARIIVDDATNDQNPDPIIFGRGGNPLSASNTLRGGDVATGIVGIMTYTWSGNEASGNAYRVRPIGAMGGGAPNFVATNARPTTPTSVGGTLRVSSFNVLNYFNSFSGCTYGVGGGSTDCRGADSQTEFNRQVPKTVAALMGLNADVLGIVEIENDGYGTSSAIAHLVSQLNAQAGPNTYAFINADAATGQTNALGTDAIKVALIYKPARVTPVGNTAALNSVAFVNGGDGAPRNRPALAQAFQQADGARFIAVVNHFKSKGSACNAGDAGDGQGNCNAVRVAAATQLRNWLTTNPTGTGDPDVLILGDLNAYAKEDPIMVLRNAGFIDLLESRIGPNAYSYVFDGQWGYLDHAMASSSIASQITGVTTWHINADEPSILDYNTDYKSAGQIVSLTDNSAFRTSDHDPVLIGLTLTSPVVNDPSLTVTPPASWTAGVSSSIGVKFSSTKGAPYTVRINWGDNTAVTQFISTVAPASPLQRPHVYAAAGQYTVTVSVTDRSGASTTQTLTITVQ; encoded by the coding sequence ATGAATCTCCCGACTCTGTTCACGCGCTCCCGGCGCGTGCTTCCCGCGACAGTGATTGCCGCTCTGCTGGCGGCCTGCGCTGACCGCCCCATGCCGACATCGGCGGTTCCGGAACTCCCGGCGCCACGTCTGGATCTGTCCGCTCCGGCGACAGACCTGTTCATCTCCGAATACATCGAAGGCAGCAGCAACAATAAGGCACTCGAGATCTACAATGGCACGGGCGCGGCGATCAATCTGTCGTCGGGTCAGTACAAGGTGTTGATGTACTCCAACGGTGCGGCCACGGCCAATCTCACCATCAATCTCACCGGTACCGTGCCGGCGGGCGGTGTGTTCGTGCTGGCGCATGGCTCGGCCAATGCACAGATCCTGGCCAAGGCCAACCTCACCAACTCGGCCGGGTGGTACAACGGCAACGACGCAGTCGCGCTGGTGAAGGGCAGTGCCGCGCTCGACGTGATCGGCCAGATCGGCAACAACCCCGGCACCGAATGGGGTTCGGGGCTCACCAGCACGGCCGACAACACGCTGCGCCGCAAGAGCAGCATCTGCACCGGTGACACCAACGGTAGTGATGCGTTCAATCCGGCCACCGAGTGGGACGGTTTCGCGACCGACAACATCGATGGTCTCGGTGCGCACACGGCGACCTGCGGGACCGTGACCCTGGCACCGACCGTGACCAGCACGACACCGGCGGCCGGTGCGGGCAACGTGGCGGTCACGTCGGACATTGCCGTCGCCTTCAATACGCCGGTGACGGTGAGCGGCACGTGGTACACGATCAGTTGCACCAACAGCGGCACACATGCGGCCACGGTGACCGGTGGCACGACCAACAGTGCATTCACGCTCAACCCCACGACCGACTTCACGGCGGGTGAGAGCTGCACGGTGACGATCGTGGCGGCGCAGGTGGTCGATGCGGCCAATCCGTCGGTGCCGATGACGGCGAACCATGTGCTCAATTTCTCCACGCTCGGTGGCAGCACCTGTTCGTCGGGTTTCACGCCGACCTATGCCATCCAGGGCAGTGGCGCGACCGCGGCCATCACGGGCACCGTCACCACGCAGGGTGTGGTGGTCGGTGACTTCGAAGGGGCGCAGCCGGCGCTGCGTGGCTTCTACATCCAGGACCAGACGGGCGACGGCAATGCCGCCACGTCCGACGGCCTGTTCGTGTTCAACAACACCAGCAACAGCGTCTCGTTGGGTGATGTGGTCCGCGTGACGGGCACCGCCGGTGAATTCCAGGAACAGACGCAGATCAGCAACGTCACGGCCATCACGGTGTGCAGCAGCGGCGCGACGATCACGCCGACGGATGTGACGTTGCCGGTGGCGTCCAGCACCTACCTCGAGCGCTTCGAGGGCATGTTGGTCCGCCTGCCGCAGTCGCTCTACGTCACGGAGCACTATCAGTTGGGTCGTTTTGGTCAGGTGGTGATGTCGGTGAACGCGCGTCAGATGCAGCCGACGAATGTGGTGGCGCCCGGCGCAGCCGCGGCCGCACTCCAGGCCCAGAACAACCTGGCCCGCATCATCGTCGACGATGCCACGAACGACCAGAACCCCGATCCGATCATCTTCGGTCGTGGTGGCAATCCGCTCAGCGCGAGCAACACGCTGCGTGGTGGTGATGTGGCCACGGGCATCGTGGGCATCATGACCTACACCTGGTCCGGCAACGAAGCCTCGGGCAATGCCTACCGCGTCCGTCCGATCGGCGCGATGGGTGGTGGTGCGCCAAACTTCGTGGCTACCAACGCCCGTCCGACGACGCCGACCAGCGTCGGTGGCACGCTGCGTGTGTCGTCGTTCAACGTGCTGAACTACTTCAATTCGTTCAGCGGCTGCACCTACGGTGTGGGTGGCGGCTCGACGGATTGCCGCGGCGCCGATAGTCAGACGGAATTCAACCGTCAGGTGCCGAAGACGGTCGCGGCGCTGATGGGTCTGAACGCCGACGTGCTGGGCATCGTGGAAATCGAGAACGACGGCTACGGCACCTCGAGCGCCATTGCCCATCTCGTGTCGCAGCTCAATGCGCAGGCGGGTCCCAACACGTACGCGTTCATCAATGCGGACGCGGCCACGGGCCAGACCAACGCCCTCGGCACCGATGCCATCAAGGTGGCGCTGATCTACAAGCCGGCACGGGTGACGCCGGTAGGCAACACCGCCGCACTCAATTCGGTCGCGTTCGTGAACGGTGGCGATGGCGCGCCGCGCAATCGTCCGGCGCTTGCCCAGGCCTTCCAGCAGGCCGACGGCGCCCGCTTCATCGCCGTGGTGAACCACTTCAAGAGCAAGGGCAGCGCCTGCAACGCGGGTGACGCCGGCGACGGACAGGGCAACTGCAATGCAGTGCGTGTGGCGGCCGCCACGCAGCTACGCAACTGGCTCACCACCAACCCCACGGGTACGGGTGATCCGGATGTGCTCATCCTCGGCGACCTCAATGCCTACGCCAAGGAAGACCCCATCATGGTGCTGCGCAACGCCGGTTTCATCGACCTGCTCGAGTCGCGCATCGGCCCGAACGCCTACTCGTACGTGTTCGACGGTCAGTGGGGCTACCTCGATCATGCGATGGCCTCGTCGTCGATCGCCTCGCAGATCACGGGTGTGACGACGTGGCACATCAATGCCGACGAGCCGAGCATCCTCGACTACAACACCGACTACAAGTCGGCCGGCCAGATCGTGTCACTCACGGACAACAGCGCATTCCGCACGTCGGATCATGATCCGGTGCTGATCGGCCTCACGCTGACATCGCCCGTCGTGAACGATCCGTCGCTGACCGTGACGCCGCCGGCGTCGTGGACGGCCGGTGTGTCGTCGAGCATTGGCGTCAAGTTCAGCAGCACCAAGGGTGCGCCGTACACCGTGCGCATCAACTGGGGCGACAACACGGCGGTCACCCAGTTCATCTCGACCGTCGCGCCCGCATCACCGCTGCAGCGTCCGCACGTGTACGCCGCGGCGGGCCAGTATACGGTCACGGTGAGCGTGACTGACCGCAGTGGTGCCAGCACCACGCAGACGCTGACCATCACGGTGCAGTGA
- a CDS encoding carboxypeptidase-like regulatory domain-containing protein yields the protein MTTPLSNRLRRLVWWTGALAIPSITNAQPAVAQPTGARVAAVRGVVFDSLAGVPLGDATVQLVSADGSGAFGKTVSADRTGQFYIDSVPDGRYALGFFHPKLDSLGMEAPLRMVQVSNQQNAVVGTGIPAPKAYRAMVCGSAANPLGNAALVGFVRDATTHAPVPGATVLVSWLEMSLGGAGGTQIRTVRRTAKTSDNGWYSVCQVPSPGSIQVSARSDAGGTDTLQLEVPSSGLLRRELAVGAAHVTVVQDGASKADTSGLPPRVMQTGDGTLRGTVVGAAIGASAGRPLVGATVGMANGPQTRTDAKGEWTLSSLPRGTRALEVRAVGYYPERLAVDVVEDAPPQHVSLVTFKSVLDTMKVIASPAPLVAGGFLERRRSGLGTYITANDIAVKTAMMTSEIFRNIPGIYLEYPQSADIDGERPASSMNSPEPVVLMRSNAGTRCFPTIVYNGTLMQHLSTPDLNSFLNPKNILAIEVYRPGQAPPNFQIGLSGCGSIVLWTR from the coding sequence ATGACCACGCCGTTGAGCAATCGTCTTCGCAGGCTCGTCTGGTGGACGGGCGCACTCGCCATCCCCTCCATCACCAATGCGCAGCCCGCCGTGGCGCAGCCCACTGGCGCGCGGGTCGCGGCGGTGCGTGGAGTGGTTTTCGACAGTCTGGCCGGTGTGCCACTCGGCGATGCCACCGTACAACTGGTATCCGCGGATGGCAGCGGCGCCTTTGGAAAGACCGTCTCGGCGGATCGCACGGGACAGTTCTACATCGACAGCGTGCCCGATGGCCGCTATGCCCTTGGTTTCTTCCACCCGAAACTCGATTCGCTCGGCATGGAAGCGCCGCTGCGGATGGTTCAGGTGTCGAATCAACAGAACGCCGTTGTTGGCACCGGTATTCCCGCGCCCAAGGCCTACCGTGCCATGGTATGTGGCTCGGCCGCAAATCCCTTGGGGAATGCGGCGTTGGTCGGTTTTGTGCGCGATGCCACCACGCACGCCCCCGTACCGGGAGCGACAGTGCTGGTGAGCTGGCTCGAAATGTCTCTCGGCGGTGCGGGAGGGACGCAGATTCGTACCGTGCGCCGCACCGCAAAGACGAGCGACAATGGCTGGTATTCCGTGTGCCAGGTCCCGAGCCCAGGCAGCATCCAGGTGAGCGCCCGGAGTGACGCTGGAGGAACAGACACGCTGCAACTGGAAGTGCCGAGCTCTGGATTGCTCCGCCGTGAGCTGGCCGTCGGCGCCGCGCACGTGACCGTGGTGCAAGACGGCGCGAGCAAGGCAGATACCAGCGGATTGCCGCCGCGCGTGATGCAAACGGGAGACGGCACACTTCGCGGCACGGTAGTGGGTGCCGCCATCGGCGCTTCAGCAGGTCGCCCGCTGGTTGGTGCGACCGTTGGTATGGCCAACGGACCGCAGACCAGAACGGATGCCAAGGGCGAATGGACACTCTCGTCACTACCACGAGGCACGCGTGCATTGGAAGTGCGTGCCGTGGGCTATTACCCGGAGCGCCTCGCCGTGGATGTCGTGGAGGACGCACCGCCACAACACGTATCCCTGGTGACGTTCAAGTCAGTGCTGGACACCATGAAGGTCATTGCCAGCCCTGCCCCCCTCGTTGCCGGCGGTTTTCTCGAGCGTCGACGCTCCGGCCTGGGCACGTACATCACGGCCAATGACATCGCGGTGAAGACGGCCATGATGACCAGCGAGATCTTCCGGAATATTCCAGGCATCTATCTGGAGTATCCACAATCCGCGGACATCGACGGCGAGAGGCCTGCGTCCAGCATGAACTCTCCAGAACCGGTGGTGCTGATGCGCAGCAACGCCGGCACCCGATGCTTTCCCACGATTGTCTACAACGGCACGTTGATGCAGCACCTCAGTACTCCGGACCTGAACAGCTTCCTCAATCCCAAAAACATCCTGGCCATCGAGGTGTACCGACCCGGCCAGGCCCCGCCGAACTTCCAGATCGGCTTGAGCGGGTGTGGCAGCATCGTCCTGTGGACCCGCTAG
- a CDS encoding HAD-IIA family hydrolase, giving the protein MPRELSFAELRTLHAAVLFDAYGVLVNASGALPGAGDAVRLLQRHDQPFLVVTNDASRSPERAAQRLARLGVPVEPAHILSSGMMIGPALHAHGLANGRVVVLGTEDSANYAREVGATVVDPSPDHPADAVVIADEGSIDLVDSLDAILSMILEAHHHGRMPRLILANPDLIYPSGLRRFGFTAGAFARMLEQALEVLLHEEAPTFEVLGKPSPIHFNAALEAIGTRDVVMLGDTLHTDIAGAQTVGIDSAIVLTGVTTRANVATARDVVPTYLLSGLT; this is encoded by the coding sequence ATGCCGCGCGAACTGTCCTTTGCCGAGCTCCGGACGCTGCATGCGGCCGTGCTCTTTGATGCCTACGGTGTGTTGGTCAATGCGTCCGGGGCCCTGCCGGGCGCCGGTGACGCCGTACGATTGTTGCAGCGTCACGATCAGCCGTTCCTGGTGGTCACCAACGACGCGTCACGTTCTCCTGAGCGCGCGGCGCAGCGCCTCGCGAGACTCGGCGTGCCGGTCGAACCGGCCCACATCCTGTCTTCTGGCATGATGATCGGACCGGCACTGCACGCCCATGGGTTGGCGAATGGGCGCGTGGTCGTCCTGGGCACTGAGGACTCGGCCAACTATGCTCGCGAAGTCGGCGCCACGGTGGTCGACCCCTCACCTGATCATCCGGCCGACGCCGTGGTCATCGCGGATGAAGGCAGTATCGACCTGGTCGACTCGCTCGATGCCATTCTGTCGATGATTCTCGAGGCCCACCATCATGGGCGCATGCCACGCCTGATCCTGGCCAATCCCGACCTGATCTATCCGTCCGGCCTGCGGCGCTTCGGATTCACGGCTGGCGCGTTCGCCCGGATGCTCGAACAGGCACTCGAAGTCCTGTTGCACGAGGAAGCGCCAACGTTCGAAGTGCTCGGCAAACCATCTCCGATTCACTTCAATGCGGCGCTCGAGGCCATCGGCACACGCGATGTCGTGATGCTCGGCGACACCCTGCACACCGACATTGCCGGCGCGCAGACCGTGGGCATCGATTCGGCCATCGTGCTCACCGGTGTCACCACGCGCGCCAATGTGGCCACCGCACGCGACGTGGTGCCGACCTATCTGCTCAGTGGACTGACCTGA